The Leadbettera azotonutricia ZAS-9 genome has a window encoding:
- the thiM gene encoding hydroxyethylthiazole kinase: MITAQSVYRDLAKIREQSPLVHNITNFVVMNNTANALLAIGASPVMAHAEEEAGDMAAIASALVINIGTLSPVWIRGMEKAMAKAAERGIPVVFDPVGAGATPYRSETCSKLLSGCPVSIIRGNASEINALVFMGKPGAAKTKGVDSTISSDSVSDSAKALSSLYNCVVSLSGATDYIVKSSGQILIHNGHPLMPRVTGLGCTATALTGAFAAVNSNYMEAAAEAMAVMGIAGELAARNSKGPGSFQVNFLDALYNLSEGEIQSLLKAE, translated from the coding sequence ATGATTACAGCCCAGTCAGTTTACAGGGATCTGGCAAAAATACGGGAGCAATCCCCCCTGGTGCACAATATCACCAACTTTGTGGTAATGAACAATACCGCCAATGCCCTTCTGGCCATTGGCGCTTCCCCGGTAATGGCCCATGCAGAAGAAGAGGCCGGCGATATGGCTGCCATAGCGTCCGCCCTGGTGATCAACATAGGCACTCTTAGCCCCGTCTGGATAAGGGGAATGGAAAAAGCCATGGCCAAAGCCGCAGAACGGGGCATACCCGTTGTTTTCGATCCCGTGGGGGCAGGCGCCACCCCTTACAGGTCGGAGACCTGCAGCAAGCTCCTCTCCGGCTGCCCGGTGAGTATCATCAGGGGGAATGCCTCCGAGATTAATGCCCTGGTTTTCATGGGCAAGCCGGGGGCTGCTAAAACCAAGGGTGTGGATTCTACTATCTCATCGGATAGTGTTTCCGATTCTGCTAAGGCCTTGAGCAGCCTATACAATTGTGTAGTCTCTTTGAGCGGGGCTACGGATTATATTGTGAAGTCATCAGGGCAGATCCTGATCCATAATGGCCACCCCCTGATGCCCAGGGTTACCGGCCTTGGCTGTACTGCAACAGCGCTTACCGGGGCTTTTGCGGCGGTAAACAGCAATTATATGGAAGCTGCTGCCGAAGCTATGGCTGTTATGGGGATAGCGGGGGAGCTTGCGGCCAGAAATTCGAAAGGGCCGGGGAGTTTTCAGGTTAATTTCCTGGATGCCCTTTATAACCTGAGCGAGGGGGAGATTCAGAGCCTGCTCAAGGCGGAATGA
- the cooS gene encoding anaerobic carbon-monoxide dehydrogenase catalytic subunit, producing MNESCYGCSTCASADKPLEGFIAGLPMETSHHRVESQETKCGFGLQGVCCRLCANGPCRITPESPRGICGATADVMVTRNLLRAVASGSGCYIHVVENTALNLRNTAIEKGKFKGPGALERLCKLFGVSGKDDYEKALNVSNAVLNDLYKPEYVKMDLVEKMAYPPRFKVWKELGILPGGAKSEVFKGVVKCSTNLNSDPVNMLLDCLKLGISTGIYGLTLTNLLNDVLLGEPEIRMAPVGLRVIDPDYINIMITGHQHTMFVHLQERLTEPDVVAKAKAVGAKGFKLVGCTCVGQDLQLRGAHYTEIFDGHAGNNYTSEAILATGGIDAVISEFNCTLPGIEPICDELLIKQICVDDVAKKANAEYVPFTFADRGKQSEIIIDKIIAAYKERRPKVKLNLLPEHGYENNLTGVSEVSLKKFLGGSWKPLIDLIVSGDIKGVAGVVGCSSLVAGGHDVLTVALVKELIAKDIIVLTAGCSSGGIENCGLMVPEAAELAGPKLKAVCKKLGIPPVLNFGPCLAIGRLEIVATELAEAIGIDIPQLPLVLSAAQWLEEQALADGCFGLALGLPLHLGLPPFVTGSKVATQVLCQDMKALTGGQVIINGDAKESAELLEKVILEKRAALKI from the coding sequence ATGAACGAGAGTTGTTACGGATGCAGCACCTGCGCCAGCGCGGACAAACCCCTTGAAGGGTTTATCGCGGGACTGCCGATGGAGACTTCCCACCACCGCGTGGAAAGCCAGGAGACAAAGTGCGGCTTCGGCCTGCAGGGGGTATGCTGCAGGCTCTGTGCCAACGGCCCCTGCCGCATCACCCCTGAATCGCCCAGGGGCATTTGCGGCGCTACCGCCGATGTGATGGTTACGCGCAATTTATTGAGGGCGGTGGCCTCGGGATCGGGCTGCTATATCCACGTGGTGGAAAACACCGCCCTGAACCTCAGGAACACGGCCATCGAAAAGGGCAAGTTCAAAGGCCCAGGCGCACTCGAACGGCTCTGCAAGCTTTTCGGCGTTTCGGGCAAGGACGATTACGAAAAAGCCCTCAATGTGTCGAACGCGGTTTTGAACGATCTTTACAAACCCGAATATGTCAAAATGGATCTGGTAGAAAAGATGGCCTATCCTCCCCGCTTCAAAGTGTGGAAAGAACTTGGCATACTCCCCGGAGGCGCCAAGTCAGAAGTGTTCAAGGGCGTGGTTAAGTGTTCCACCAACCTCAATTCGGATCCGGTGAACATGCTCCTCGACTGCCTCAAGCTGGGCATCTCCACAGGAATCTACGGCCTTACCCTTACGAACCTTTTGAACGACGTGCTTCTTGGGGAACCTGAAATCCGTATGGCCCCTGTGGGGCTGCGCGTCATCGATCCCGATTATATCAACATCATGATCACAGGCCACCAACACACGATGTTCGTGCATCTCCAGGAGAGGCTTACCGAGCCCGATGTGGTTGCCAAGGCAAAAGCTGTAGGCGCAAAAGGTTTTAAGCTCGTGGGCTGTACCTGCGTAGGCCAGGATCTCCAGCTCCGGGGCGCACACTACACGGAGATCTTCGACGGGCACGCGGGGAACAACTACACCTCCGAGGCCATACTGGCCACAGGCGGCATCGACGCGGTGATTTCCGAATTCAACTGCACACTTCCGGGCATCGAGCCTATCTGCGATGAACTTTTGATTAAGCAGATTTGTGTTGATGATGTAGCGAAAAAGGCCAACGCGGAATATGTGCCTTTCACCTTTGCCGATAGAGGTAAACAGAGCGAAATCATCATCGACAAGATTATTGCGGCTTATAAAGAACGGCGGCCCAAGGTAAAGCTCAACCTTCTGCCCGAACACGGCTACGAAAACAACCTTACGGGCGTGAGCGAAGTATCGCTCAAAAAATTCCTGGGTGGCAGCTGGAAGCCCCTCATCGATCTCATCGTATCAGGCGACATCAAAGGTGTTGCCGGTGTGGTGGGCTGTTCAAGCCTGGTTGCCGGAGGCCACGATGTGCTCACGGTGGCCCTCGTAAAGGAACTTATCGCCAAAGATATTATCGTCCTTACTGCGGGCTGTTCCTCAGGGGGTATCGAAAACTGCGGACTCATGGTTCCCGAAGCTGCCGAGCTTGCTGGCCCGAAGCTCAAGGCGGTGTGCAAAAAGCTTGGGATTCCTCCTGTGCTGAATTTCGGTCCTTGCCTTGCCATAGGACGCCTTGAGATTGTTGCTACCGAACTTGCGGAGGCCATAGGCATAGACATACCCCAGCTTCCCCTGGTGCTGTCCGCGGCTCAGTGGCTTGAAGAGCAGGCCCTGGCCGATGGCTGTTTCGGCCTTGCCCTGGGGCTTCCCCTGCATCTCGGGCTTCCTCCCTTTGTAACGGGCAGCAAAGTTGCGACACAGGTTCTCTGTCAGGATATGAAGGCCCTGACAGGAGGACAGGTGATCATCAATGGGGATGCCAAAGAATCAGCGGAGCTGCTTGAGAAGGTCATTCTCGAAAAACGCGCGGCCTTGAAGATATAG
- a CDS encoding OadG family protein, giving the protein MTISEMLQQSAVLTFFGMTVVFIFLWFMIVCVNWVGKLVHKMGWDKDIQETENKFSVRQSGSVSPQVTAAISAAVSEYQQKEEIDHV; this is encoded by the coding sequence ATGACTATTAGTGAAATGCTGCAGCAAAGCGCAGTTTTAACTTTTTTTGGAATGACTGTGGTTTTTATTTTTCTTTGGTTCATGATTGTTTGCGTCAACTGGGTAGGGAAATTGGTTCACAAGATGGGCTGGGACAAGGATATCCAGGAAACGGAAAATAAATTTTCTGTGCGCCAAAGCGGATCAGTGTCGCCACAGGTTACCGCTGCCATATCAGCGGCTGTTTCAGAATATCAGCAAAAAGAAGAGATCGATCATGTCTAA
- a CDS encoding NAD(P)/FAD-dependent oxidoreductase has translation MKHLIIGAGAAAVSAVRRILKEKPEDTVVIVSQDEEVYSRCMLHKFISGERDAPSINFINDDIFAHKNVQWIKGKTITRLDGATKTVYAGDEKIASGDTVLIATGSNSVTPPIGELKTAKNAFGLRHLSDARAIAGSAKSAKEVVIIGAGLVGLDAAYALLELGKKLTIIEMAPTALAINLDAHGAEAYQKLFEAKGVTFHLARKVVNTKGDGAGNITGVEMDNGVTVPCDMVVMAVGVRAAIAFLEGSGVKTERAVVVDDYLATSVPGIYAAGDVAGLSGIWPNAQKQGEMAAYNMTGTKWAYDDRFAIKNTINFFGLPSLSLGAINPQEGDTVLVKEDRGNYRKIILRDGAPAGVILQGEIGGSGFWLHLIKNKIRIDKLGKSPWKVTYADFFGLEANGEYKYVV, from the coding sequence ATGAAACATCTCATTATCGGCGCAGGAGCCGCTGCTGTCAGCGCAGTCAGAAGAATCCTCAAGGAAAAACCCGAGGACACGGTAGTAATAGTGTCCCAGGATGAGGAAGTCTACTCCCGCTGCATGCTCCACAAATTTATTTCAGGCGAGCGCGACGCCCCGAGCATCAATTTTATTAACGATGATATCTTTGCTCACAAGAATGTCCAGTGGATCAAGGGCAAAACCATTACCCGCCTTGATGGCGCGACAAAGACTGTGTACGCGGGGGACGAAAAAATCGCTTCAGGCGACACTGTTCTTATCGCCACAGGCAGCAACAGTGTTACACCTCCCATCGGCGAACTCAAAACCGCGAAGAACGCCTTCGGCCTCCGCCACCTTTCAGACGCGCGGGCCATTGCCGGCAGCGCTAAAAGCGCCAAAGAAGTGGTCATCATAGGCGCGGGCCTCGTGGGCCTCGATGCCGCCTATGCGCTTTTGGAATTGGGGAAGAAGCTCACCATTATCGAAATGGCCCCCACCGCCCTTGCCATTAACCTCGACGCCCACGGCGCCGAGGCTTACCAGAAGCTCTTTGAAGCCAAGGGCGTGACTTTCCATCTGGCGCGTAAAGTGGTTAACACTAAAGGTGACGGCGCCGGTAACATTACAGGCGTGGAAATGGACAACGGCGTTACTGTCCCCTGCGATATGGTGGTCATGGCAGTGGGCGTGCGCGCCGCCATTGCCTTCCTCGAAGGCTCCGGCGTGAAAACCGAAAGGGCAGTGGTAGTGGATGATTATCTCGCAACCAGCGTACCCGGCATTTATGCCGCCGGCGACGTAGCGGGCCTTTCGGGTATTTGGCCCAATGCCCAGAAGCAGGGAGAGATGGCGGCCTACAACATGACCGGCACCAAGTGGGCTTATGACGACAGGTTTGCCATCAAGAACACCATCAATTTTTTCGGCCTTCCTTCGCTTTCGCTGGGGGCGATAAATCCCCAGGAGGGTGATACGGTGCTTGTCAAGGAAGATCGCGGCAATTACCGCAAGATCATACTCCGCGACGGCGCCCCTGCGGGGGTTATACTCCAGGGTGAAATCGGCGGCTCAGGTTTCTGGCTCCATCTCATCAAGAACAAGATCCGTATCGACAAGCTGGGGAAATCCCCTTGGAAAGTGACGTATGCGGACTTCTTCGGGCTGGAGGCTAATGGCGAGTACAAGTACGTGGTTTAG
- a CDS encoding stage II sporulation protein M, whose translation MTQQTFIKGREAFWNEFEQLVRGGRKALKAKAAWFPKGYRELTQDLNTARAHGFDPSIIERLNTLVLEGNQILYSQRSFSLPSVADFILRIFPRAVRSQWRSLGAAMLIFYGIAFFFGCLCVRYPSMVYEVMGEDQAWSIENMYDPESYHFLTPREVSSDADMFGFYIYNNISIAFRTFAGGILAGFGSLLILCLNALFLGAAAGHIINLGYGGTFFPFIIAHSAFELTAIVFSAQGGLLLGYSLFVAKGRSRAASVKEAGKTALPIISGAGIMLVIAACLEAFWSSRHTLPIMLRYGVGASLWVLLLCYFVFAGRKN comes from the coding sequence ATGACCCAGCAAACCTTTATAAAAGGCCGCGAGGCTTTTTGGAATGAATTTGAGCAGCTTGTCCGTGGAGGAAGAAAAGCCCTAAAAGCCAAAGCCGCATGGTTTCCCAAAGGCTACAGGGAGCTTACCCAGGATCTCAATACCGCCAGGGCCCACGGTTTTGATCCTTCTATTATAGAAAGATTAAACACGTTGGTGCTTGAAGGAAATCAGATACTCTACAGCCAGAGATCTTTTTCGCTCCCCAGTGTTGCGGATTTTATACTCCGCATTTTTCCCCGGGCAGTGCGTTCCCAATGGCGAAGCCTCGGCGCAGCAATGCTCATATTTTACGGCATTGCGTTTTTTTTTGGGTGTCTTTGCGTGCGTTATCCATCCATGGTGTATGAGGTAATGGGGGAGGATCAGGCCTGGAGTATTGAAAATATGTATGATCCCGAGAGCTACCATTTTCTTACCCCCCGTGAAGTAAGTTCTGACGCCGACATGTTTGGTTTTTACATTTATAATAATATTTCCATCGCTTTTAGGACTTTTGCGGGGGGCATACTTGCAGGTTTTGGAAGTCTGCTTATTCTTTGTCTTAATGCGCTTTTCCTCGGGGCTGCTGCCGGTCATATTATCAACCTTGGTTATGGCGGCACCTTTTTTCCTTTTATCATAGCCCATAGCGCTTTTGAATTGACAGCGATAGTGTTCAGCGCCCAGGGCGGCCTGCTCCTGGGATATAGCCTTTTTGTTGCAAAAGGCCGTTCGAGAGCAGCATCCGTAAAAGAAGCGGGCAAAACAGCCCTTCCCATTATCTCAGGCGCCGGTATCATGCTGGTCATAGCTGCATGCCTTGAAGCCTTTTGGTCATCCCGGCATACCCTCCCCATTATGCTCAGGTACGGTGTTGGCGCTTCCCTTTGGGTTCTCCTTTTGTGTTACTTTGTTTTTGCGGGGAGGAAGAATTGA
- a CDS encoding DUF58 domain-containing protein — MKPGKALFITALLWLFLGAGAFFSDALSLVWLFAGLILLPVIAADALFLYFLVDRLEVKRELPITLAQGANAKARIDIKRGQRPMLPFKITLFDLYPEGMECRDFPAVIDRKLFSTNSTIHFDYTLIPKERGFWFFRGVEILLASPLRFWNLKAFHKCESAGRTYPDFTKIKAAAGVELRGLLEMTGIKNIRRRGQGMEFRNLRDYQEGDSIRDIDWRATSRRRRIDGGAKLIIREYQEEQDQQVLFLLDSGYRLHRREGERMQFDSALEAVLLLSWVSLKHGDSVSVGTFGNVRRWIYPRKGLSTFPRLMNGLCDIFSAPVPSSPFSCLEDALARLKRRTFIILISNFREEDGESLSWILKRIEKRHLLLLVSLREKESETLSARKPLNADEALETAAAFSYLASRKALYQHWEHLGLLTLETSAGGLSSALINRYLQVKRSGKL; from the coding sequence ATGAAACCGGGGAAGGCTCTTTTTATCACCGCCCTGCTCTGGCTCTTCCTTGGGGCAGGGGCTTTTTTTTCAGATGCCCTTTCCCTGGTCTGGCTTTTTGCGGGCCTCATTCTCCTTCCTGTTATTGCGGCAGATGCGCTGTTTTTATATTTTCTGGTGGACCGGCTTGAAGTAAAGAGGGAACTTCCCATTACCCTGGCTCAGGGGGCAAATGCAAAAGCAAGGATCGATATTAAGCGGGGACAGCGGCCAATGCTGCCATTTAAGATCACCCTTTTTGATCTTTATCCGGAAGGGATGGAATGCAGGGATTTTCCTGCTGTTATCGATCGTAAACTGTTTAGCACTAATAGTACTATCCATTTTGATTATACCCTTATCCCCAAAGAACGGGGTTTTTGGTTTTTCAGAGGAGTTGAGATCCTCCTTGCTTCCCCGCTGCGGTTTTGGAATTTGAAAGCCTTCCATAAATGCGAAAGTGCGGGCCGTACCTATCCTGACTTTACCAAGATCAAAGCCGCTGCCGGCGTCGAGCTGCGCGGCCTTCTTGAAATGACAGGGATAAAGAATATACGCCGCCGGGGACAGGGCATGGAGTTCAGGAACCTCAGAGATTATCAGGAAGGGGATTCCATACGGGACATTGACTGGCGGGCCACAAGCCGGAGACGCAGGATCGATGGCGGTGCTAAACTTATTATTCGGGAATACCAGGAAGAACAAGATCAGCAGGTACTGTTTTTGCTGGATTCCGGCTATAGGCTTCATCGCAGGGAAGGGGAGAGGATGCAGTTTGACAGCGCCCTTGAAGCGGTGCTGCTTCTTTCGTGGGTGAGCCTGAAGCACGGGGACAGCGTATCGGTGGGAACTTTTGGCAATGTTAGACGCTGGATATACCCCCGCAAGGGTTTGAGTACATTCCCGAGGCTTATGAACGGCCTCTGCGATATTTTCAGCGCCCCTGTTCCCTCGTCGCCTTTCTCATGCCTTGAGGATGCTTTGGCCCGCCTTAAGCGCAGGACTTTTATCATTCTCATAAGCAATTTCAGGGAAGAAGATGGCGAATCCCTTTCGTGGATTTTAAAGCGCATCGAAAAGCGGCATCTCCTCCTTTTGGTAAGCTTGCGGGAAAAGGAATCAGAAACCCTTTCTGCCCGCAAGCCTTTGAATGCTGATGAAGCCCTTGAAACCGCAGCGGCTTTTTCTTATCTCGCCTCCCGCAAAGCACTGTACCAGCATTGGGAACACCTGGGCCTCCTCACCCTCGAGACTTCGGCAGGGGGGCTTTCTTCAGCCTTGATTAACCGCTATCTGCAGGTTAAGCGTTCAGGTAAACTTTAA
- a CDS encoding RDD family protein, producing MTGFDHRGADSSLGVQTPEGIEFVIFPAGFPIRACAWGIDCLIKGVLVIGLVIMANALHQVLGIWLYLISNFILDWFYHVGFEVFWNGQTPGKRIMGIRVVRSDGSPVNPGASFLRNLLRFADGFLYLYLIAFLCMAGSKGFRRFGDWAADTLVVYTARTRLPARFTSPALRQQAIPWLADIPAVVPPYPLDYEEKQGLLMFARRYPLLGRERADEIAKPWAAKLKKGDEQISDAEYLLGVAHTLSGIT from the coding sequence ATGACCGGGTTTGACCACAGAGGCGCAGATTCTTCTCTCGGGGTGCAGACCCCGGAAGGCATTGAATTTGTCATTTTTCCTGCTGGCTTCCCCATACGGGCCTGTGCCTGGGGCATAGACTGCCTTATCAAGGGGGTCCTTGTTATCGGCCTCGTTATTATGGCCAATGCTCTGCATCAGGTTTTGGGGATATGGCTCTATCTCATTTCCAATTTTATTCTCGACTGGTTTTACCACGTGGGCTTTGAAGTCTTTTGGAATGGCCAGACGCCGGGGAAGCGCATCATGGGTATCAGGGTGGTGCGCAGCGACGGTTCGCCGGTAAATCCGGGTGCGTCTTTTTTGCGCAACCTTCTCCGTTTTGCCGATGGGTTTCTTTACCTCTATCTGATTGCGTTCCTCTGCATGGCCGGGAGCAAGGGCTTCAGGCGTTTTGGCGATTGGGCTGCCGATACCCTGGTTGTCTACACTGCCCGCACCCGCCTGCCTGCGCGTTTTACTTCTCCGGCTTTAAGGCAGCAGGCCATTCCCTGGCTGGCGGATATTCCTGCTGTTGTACCCCCGTATCCCCTTGATTATGAGGAGAAGCAGGGTCTTCTCATGTTTGCCCGGCGTTATCCTCTTTTGGGGAGGGAACGGGCTGATGAGATTGCAAAGCCCTGGGCAGCGAAGTTAAAGAAAGGGGATGAACAAATTTCTGATGCCGAATACCTCCTTGGGGTTGCCCATACTTTGAGCGGCATCACATGA
- a CDS encoding DUF4350 domain-containing protein codes for MRKYLLFFGIGIAVLGIIGFVCWSLFEIVPNEEYFPPVREARINKYLALDRWLNQTGHTVRIADSGDFETLKKSGEGTIFIQNSLFNWTEDAAAYLAEWIEQGGNLVLSLGYSWEWGDDEALGGLLRSFGIEEGEEPEDWEYHYDPDQPSFGMEVVFLASDDPESLAFMSSDGLVRIVQQKKGMGKFTVMGRPLFMTSDELLTEQNARLSWYLLADSGDPGVFFIRGRERAKGLIGRLFQRGNFSALIISALALIIIGLWTVIPVFGIAARSEEKPGRPLGERFLAEGRFLKRFGALESYRAAYIKEIKGKLLRKENIKTESGIILRAIELWKEASGGGDYKDVEKAMSSSRQKNKEFPRMIAILKTILERI; via the coding sequence TTGCGTAAATATTTACTGTTTTTCGGTATAGGCATTGCGGTACTCGGCATCATAGGCTTTGTCTGTTGGTCCCTTTTTGAGATAGTTCCCAATGAGGAGTATTTCCCTCCTGTGCGGGAAGCCAGGATAAATAAATATTTGGCCCTGGATCGCTGGCTTAACCAGACAGGCCATACAGTGAGGATTGCGGATTCCGGTGATTTTGAAACTTTGAAAAAATCCGGCGAGGGGACTATATTCATTCAGAATAGCCTTTTCAATTGGACAGAAGATGCTGCGGCTTATCTTGCAGAATGGATCGAGCAGGGTGGCAATCTTGTTTTAAGCCTGGGGTATTCCTGGGAATGGGGCGATGATGAAGCCCTGGGCGGTTTACTTCGCAGTTTCGGGATTGAAGAAGGCGAAGAACCCGAGGATTGGGAGTATCATTATGATCCGGATCAACCCTCTTTTGGAATGGAAGTGGTTTTTCTTGCTTCCGATGATCCCGAATCACTTGCCTTTATGAGCAGTGACGGTCTAGTCCGCATTGTTCAGCAAAAGAAAGGGATGGGTAAATTTACTGTTATGGGGCGCCCCTTGTTCATGACATCAGACGAACTTTTAACCGAACAAAACGCCCGGCTTTCATGGTATCTCCTGGCCGATTCCGGCGATCCCGGTGTTTTTTTTATACGTGGGCGGGAGCGTGCCAAAGGGCTCATTGGCAGGCTTTTCCAAAGGGGCAATTTCTCCGCATTGATCATCTCGGCTCTTGCCCTCATTATAATAGGGTTGTGGACAGTGATCCCTGTCTTCGGCATAGCAGCCAGGAGCGAAGAAAAACCTGGGCGACCTTTGGGCGAACGTTTTTTGGCAGAGGGCCGTTTCTTAAAACGCTTTGGCGCATTGGAAAGCTATAGGGCGGCTTATATCAAGGAGATTAAGGGAAAGCTGCTCAGAAAAGAAAACATTAAAACTGAAAGCGGAATAATCCTCAGGGCTATAGAACTGTGGAAAGAAGCTTCGGGCGGCGGGGATTATAAAGACGTGGAAAAGGCTATGTCCTCTTCCCGTCAAAAAAATAAAGAATTCCCAAGAATGATAGCAATACTGAAAACCATATTGGAGCGTATATGA
- a CDS encoding NAD(P)H-dependent oxidoreductase, translated as MRIFIVYAHPSEDSFTRHIRDHFIRGVESAGHSYILSDLYKMNFKTDMNEAEYLREAFYSLDTPVPDDVLAEQNKINASDAIVFIYPVFWSDVPAKLKGWFDRVWTYGFAYGLNRSMKQLEKALVMVSAGNNSEYFDRTGLLDAMKKVILNDRLFDRVKTKEMIVFDSTSRELPERKFNWDKHLRRAFETGAKFWQ; from the coding sequence ATGCGGATCTTTATTGTATACGCCCATCCCAGCGAAGATAGTTTTACCCGCCATATCAGGGATCATTTTATCCGTGGTGTTGAAAGCGCGGGTCATAGCTATATTCTTTCGGATCTTTATAAGATGAATTTTAAAACCGATATGAATGAAGCTGAATATCTGCGGGAAGCTTTTTACAGTCTCGATACCCCCGTGCCGGATGATGTGCTGGCCGAGCAAAACAAGATCAATGCCAGCGATGCCATTGTTTTCATCTATCCTGTGTTTTGGTCCGACGTCCCTGCAAAACTCAAGGGCTGGTTTGACAGGGTATGGACTTACGGTTTTGCCTATGGGCTAAACCGCAGCATGAAGCAGCTTGAAAAAGCGTTAGTAATGGTGTCGGCCGGGAATAACAGCGAATATTTTGATCGTACCGGCCTTCTCGACGCTATGAAAAAAGTAATTTTGAACGATCGCCTTTTCGACAGGGTTAAGACGAAGGAGATGATCGTTTTTGATTCAACAAGCCGCGAGCTTCCCGAACGCAAATTCAATTGGGATAAACATTTGCGGCGCGCTTTTGAAACCGGGGCAAAATTTTGGCAGTAA
- a CDS encoding AAA family ATPase, with protein sequence MMEAEAYGIEEACAVLERIRTEIGKVFIGQKDLVEHALIAFLAGGHLLVEGVPGLGKTLLVRALAKAIGGESKRVQFTPDLMPSDITGNIMLDVKEGKFITRKGPVFVNVFIADEINRSPAKTQAALFEAMQEFQVSLDGTAYPLPDPFMVLGTENPYEHEGTYPLPDAQKDRFLMKLLVDYPDFNDEKAMVTQVLQDSSGAELCLEGVSTVLSPEGFTRLRKLVSQIRTDAAVVDYAVRLAAATRNDPSMETGAGPRGSLALVRCARGRALLEGRDFVIPDDIQALAVPVLMHRIVISAESELEGFDEVRAVENLLTKIEAPRGDFGSNPDGEA encoded by the coding sequence ATGATGGAAGCTGAAGCGTACGGGATTGAAGAAGCATGCGCAGTACTCGAAAGAATCAGGACCGAGATTGGGAAGGTTTTTATAGGCCAGAAAGATCTGGTGGAGCATGCGCTCATTGCCTTTTTGGCAGGGGGGCATCTTCTTGTAGAAGGCGTTCCGGGGTTGGGGAAGACCTTGCTCGTCAGGGCTTTGGCAAAAGCCATTGGGGGCGAATCCAAACGGGTGCAATTTACGCCTGACCTCATGCCCAGCGACATTACAGGCAATATTATGCTGGATGTCAAGGAAGGGAAGTTCATCACCAGGAAGGGGCCGGTGTTTGTCAATGTTTTTATTGCCGATGAAATAAACCGTTCCCCTGCAAAAACCCAGGCAGCCCTTTTCGAGGCCATGCAGGAATTTCAGGTGAGCCTTGACGGGACCGCTTATCCTCTGCCTGATCCCTTTATGGTGCTGGGTACAGAAAACCCATACGAGCATGAAGGTACTTATCCTCTGCCGGATGCACAGAAAGATCGTTTCCTCATGAAACTCCTGGTGGATTATCCAGATTTTAACGATGAAAAAGCCATGGTGACCCAGGTGCTTCAAGACAGCTCCGGCGCCGAGCTTTGCCTTGAAGGCGTTTCTACTGTGCTGAGCCCTGAAGGTTTTACCCGTCTGCGCAAGCTTGTTTCGCAGATACGCACTGATGCTGCGGTTGTTGATTATGCGGTGCGCCTTGCAGCTGCCACGAGAAACGATCCTTCCATGGAAACCGGAGCCGGCCCCCGTGGCAGCCTTGCCCTGGTACGCTGCGCTCGAGGACGTGCCCTGCTTGAAGGCAGGGACTTTGTCATCCCCGATGACATACAGGCCCTGGCAGTACCTGTCCTGATGCACCGCATCGTTATTTCCGCAGAGAGCGAACTTGAAGGCTTTGATGAAGTAAGGGCAGTGGAAAATCTCCTTACAAAGATTGAAGCTCCCCGTGGCGATTTTGGCAGCAATCCTGACGGAGAAGCTTAA
- a CDS encoding 4Fe-4S dicluster domain-containing protein, giving the protein MKRIFIDREKCDGCKNCTVACMQAHRATPGTVYDLDLLDRKNEARHTIVSDGKGRYTPVFCRHCAVPDCVGACMSGALKKEPDTGHVQYDEKRCGTCFMCVMSCPYGNVKPDKATRSKILKCDFCKDDPEGPNCVRACPKKAIWVEEVEVL; this is encoded by the coding sequence ATGAAACGAATTTTTATTGACAGGGAAAAGTGCGACGGCTGTAAAAACTGCACTGTCGCCTGTATGCAGGCTCACAGGGCAACGCCCGGAACGGTCTATGACCTTGACCTTCTGGATCGCAAAAATGAAGCCCGCCATACCATTGTGAGCGACGGCAAAGGCAGGTACACTCCTGTCTTCTGCCGCCACTGCGCGGTACCGGACTGTGTCGGCGCCTGCATGTCGGGGGCTCTTAAAAAAGAGCCCGATACAGGCCATGTGCAGTACGACGAAAAACGCTGCGGCACTTGCTTCATGTGCGTTATGAGCTGTCCCTATGGCAATGTCAAGCCTGATAAGGCCACCCGCTCAAAGATCCTCAAATGCGATTTCTGCAAAGACGATCCCGAGGGTCCCAACTGCGTGAGGGCTTGTCCAAAAAAGGCCATCTGGGTTGAAGAAGTGGAGGTTTTGTAG